TGTCTGAATACAGCATTACCACGCCCCCATCACTGGTTCGGCGTTCCTTGATTTGCAGCCAGCGGCCATTTTGCAACTTCAGGGTATGGCCATTGCGGTTGCCCGCGACTTCACGCACGATCAGACCACGATCTCTAGCGAGTTGCTGGATTTTTTCTGGCGTCAGAGATGGCGTGTTGAGGGAAATGGCATTGTCCTGCCAATAGCGTTGAAAGCGGCTGTTCGAATACACCAGTTCGCGGTTAGGGTCATAAAGTGCGAAACCGTCTGAGATAGACTCAATAGCATCGATAAAGCGCTGGTGCGCCTGCTCGGCATGTTGGTTGGCCTGCGTTAACTGGCGGTTGGTGGACTCAATGGAGTGGAGCGCGTGATTAAGCTCTTCAGTTTTCTCGCGCACCTGATCGGCGAGCACCACGGAGTGCTGAAATGCCCCCCAGGCGTCTACCTGACCGCTGCCACCTTGCTCAACCCTTTTTACCAAGGCATCAATCATCTTTTTCTGGCGCGCGTTTTCTTCCTTGAGCGCAGCGAGCTGCTGTTCTAGCGACAAGTCCTTTTCAGCCACTGATCACCCTGCCTTGCGCTCAACTGCTAGCGACACTTTGGGCGGATGAGCGGGCGGTTTACCTATCATCACCCCTGTCAGCGTCTGGTTCATATGTATGCCATTGAGCTGTTCGCCATAGGTGTTGAAGCCGACGAAGTTGAATCGTCGGAACATCATTTTGGCTTTGTCACGCATCATCTTCTGTTCGATTTCAAGGCGGCGGAGAAAGCAATCACAAGCCAACGTGAGCTCAGGCTCACCAATGCGTGACTGAATCGCAGCAAGTTTGGCGTCCATATCGGCAAACAAATCGCCCGGACGCATAGCGGTCACTACAATCCCGTCGTCTACTGCGCAGTAAAAATCGAGGCTCAAATCTTCGTTTACTTTCTGAATAGAGCGGACGTAGTACTGATCACCAATCAGCACCGCAAGGGGATGAAGGGCATAGATTTCAGGACGGAGATCTTCGAGCGAAATCCCCGCTTCTCTTGCATACACTGCCGCTGCAGGTTCGGCATTGAACTCGTGTACCCGACGCGCGGTACAATCAGCATCAGTCACCACCAGCTTGCTATCAAGGCTTTCAATGTGGTGAGTAGTAAAGACTTCGAACGGGCAATGGGTGTTGAACATGACCACGATGGCAGATTCACTATGAAACGCACCTTCACTATAGACATGAGTATTGGCGAGATTGACATCGTCGCCGGCTGAACCACCGAAATGCGGTAACCGGCCAAGAGCGGTATCCAATGTCACCAGAAATCGCTCTTCGTTTGGTGAGAGGCCATCAATCAGGGTTAGCACAAACGTATTGGTGTTGATGGGCGCTTTGAGATCTTGCTGGCAGGCATCCATCAGATCACTGACACAAAGCTGCGCGGACTGAAGATCGAAGCCATCAAGTGAGACCCTCTGGCCGCTGACCTTGAAGTCACGCCGCGAAAAGCCCAGCGCACTGATGCTGCTTTTGGCATAGCCAGACGGCATCAATTCGCCCGCCGTGGTGCAGCCCATCACTTCGCAATGGGAAAATGCCTGATTCATCTCGCGGCCAAGTGCATCCAAATCATACGCGGCGGAGCAGAAGAAAAGCACAAAGCCGATATCTTCATCATCAAGCTGCATCGCCAGCTCACGCGCCGCTTTAGTGGCGTCTAGCTGGTATGTCGCCGCGCTGAATATCGCACGGTGTTTTGCGGAAGGTTGAAGTGCTGGCATGGGCTCTCCTGCTCACTTTTAAGACAACTTGGCATACCCACTGATCGTTAGGCATATGACCTAAGTTTAATCGCTCGCAGGTCGGAGTAACGTCATACTTAGGAAGGATATTTACAAAATTGCAAACTTTGCATATCAAAAGTTTCAAGATTGTGACACCTCAACCACCACAAATGGAATCAGGGTCACTACACTGAATAGCACACAAAACCTTAGGGACTAAGTGGCTATTTTAGTGACTCCTTAAAGGGTCATTTTTGATGTGAAACCCGTTGGGACGACGGTGTTTGCAGTATTAAAAAAGGATTGAATCATGTACAAATTTCTCGTTGCAGACGACCACCCGCTGTTTCGCGATGCCTTAATTGCGGTGATACGCGGACGTTTCGAAGAGTGTGAAATCCTACAGTCTGAAGACATTGAACGTACACTGGATGTGACCGAAGAAAATCCTGATCTTGACCTTATCCTTCTCGATCTGAACATGCCTGGTATGGCTGGGTTGAAAGGCTTGTTAGAGCTTAGAAACCAACACCCCACGATTCCCGTTGCCATTATCTCTGCGGAAACCAACAAGCAAATCATTCTGCAAACCATCGCCTATGGCGCAGTCGGATTTATCGCCAAAAGTGCGCCGCGTGAAAAAATGCGGGAAGCGTTCGAACAGATTCTGGATGGACATGTGTATCTACCTGCCGATATCATCCGCGCGGAAGGTGAGAGTGAAGGGTCGCACCGGCGCAAAGAAGACCCACAATTTTCGCCAGAAATGCTCCATACCCTCACACGTCGCCAACTACTGGTGTTAAAGTCCATGGCGCAAGGCGCAGCCAATAAGCAGATTGCTTATGATCTGAATATCTCAGAAACCACAGTAAAATCACACGTCTCTGCGATATTGAAAAAGCTTGGTGTACACAACCGAATCCAGGCCGTAGTCGGAGTAACCAATATCGACTTTGACCGCTATCTGAAACGCTGATATTCGAGGCATCAGTGCACGGTGGGATGTTTAAGCGCAGTCAACACATTAGTGGCAATGTCAGCCAGACTGGTGGGTGTTATCGCGCTAAAATCTACCGCCGTTGACTGGCCAACAGATTCCAACAGTGAGGTGTGGAAACGTGCGTGGGATTTTCGGTAGCTAGCTGAAACCAAACCCAAACCGCCTTGACAACGCTTTTCCAACTCTGCCAGTTCCATTGGCTTTGTTAGCCCTTCAATCGCATTGAGCAAAGCAACAAAGCTGACACTTGGGTCGCTGTCCGCTACTGTGTCAAAAGCCAGTTCGTAAGTCATCAAATCAATCGATACCCCAAAGCTGTAGCAACGCCCACCGAGACGGCGTTTTTTCACCATGTCGCTCGCCATCACTGCCTGACCAAAAGTCGCTATATCGCCTGCTTCTACCGTGTGTGGGAACGAAAGCGTCACATGCATCGCGCCCTCTTCGTCTTTGTGGCTGGCCATGATACTGCCAGCACGGAAGACAGGTGTGCTGTGCGCGACATAAAACTCAATGCCGTTTTGGGTGTGCTCCCATTCACCGTCCAGTGCATTGATCTCATCAGCGCTCAGATGGTTGTGCCAGAAATGACGAAGCGCATCGACCTGCTCGAGGGGCAAGTCCACTGTGTATCCAAGTAATAGCGCATTGGCGCAATGCCACTCGCCCATACTGCCCAGCACAGGTTTTCCCTGCATCCATGCCCAGCGCAAGGTTCGCTGTTGACAGAGGATTAGCCAGCGTTCCAGTGCTGCTTTGGTTTCTTCATCACGCGCGTTGCAACGACAGAGGATCGCCATTCGCGTCAACGGTTTACAAGGGGAAAGCCATTCGGTATTGGCAATGGAAAGCTGCGCCTCTTCAAGCAGAGGCTCACTGACATCGCCTTTAAGATAAGGCGGGGCAAATGGTGTCACTGAAAAATCATGGTAGAGCCGCTGCAGTCCATCTCCCCATCGCCTAACCATGTCCCGCCCTTGTTGCAATGAGAAGTAACCGGATTGCCAGTTAACACGCCGTGAAGGCATGCGCTTTGCTACCTCCTCAACATGGCAATGTAGCGCCTCAGTATCCGCGTTTTCATCCAATCTGAAACGCAGTGCTGGTACCGGCTGAAAATCGGTAATTAGCGGCAAAAGGGTCGCCCCATGTGTTTTCAACATTTGCTGGTTTCTCAGAGAACAAAGCGTTGGATAAAGTGCCGCCGCCCAATGTGGAGAATAGGAAAGGGTTTCAACGGATATGTGATTCTCTGATGCCACATCAGCCCGCAGCAACAGTTCTGG
The nucleotide sequence above comes from Grimontia kaedaensis. Encoded proteins:
- the nosP gene encoding nitric oxide-sensing protein NosP, whose amino-acid sequence is MPALQPSAKHRAIFSAATYQLDATKAARELAMQLDDEDIGFVLFFCSAAYDLDALGREMNQAFSHCEVMGCTTAGELMPSGYAKSSISALGFSRRDFKVSGQRVSLDGFDLQSAQLCVSDLMDACQQDLKAPINTNTFVLTLIDGLSPNEERFLVTLDTALGRLPHFGGSAGDDVNLANTHVYSEGAFHSESAIVVMFNTHCPFEVFTTHHIESLDSKLVVTDADCTARRVHEFNAEPAAAVYAREAGISLEDLRPEIYALHPLAVLIGDQYYVRSIQKVNEDLSLDFYCAVDDGIVVTAMRPGDLFADMDAKLAAIQSRIGEPELTLACDCFLRRLEIEQKMMRDKAKMMFRRFNFVGFNTYGEQLNGIHMNQTLTGVMIGKPPAHPPKVSLAVERKAG
- a CDS encoding response regulator; protein product: MYKFLVADDHPLFRDALIAVIRGRFEECEILQSEDIERTLDVTEENPDLDLILLDLNMPGMAGLKGLLELRNQHPTIPVAIISAETNKQIILQTIAYGAVGFIAKSAPREKMREAFEQILDGHVYLPADIIRAEGESEGSHRRKEDPQFSPEMLHTLTRRQLLVLKSMAQGAANKQIAYDLNISETTVKSHVSAILKKLGVHNRIQAVVGVTNIDFDRYLKR
- a CDS encoding insulinase family protein, whose product is MAKPHPAAPDWLLLPPDEQQLETGWVGYRHVSGAMHWHHAASDEDRLSAAIVFRTPADDDSGITHALEHMVLRGSARYPEPDTFLTLRAELALLEFNATTQKESTRFHLTGYDPHSVLRGIGFMADSVLVPQLADDDFDDEIVREEGNGHDGALYRELGEYMRHERFQQSTEQAAMSEPRAPLYGGMPETVPLLDINDLRRYHNHYYRPESMMILTAGSWPMVALWRQISKSLSNVGKPLPAEVPELLLRADVASENHISVETLSYSPHWAAALYPTLCSLRNQQMLKTHGATLLPLITDFQPVPALRFRLDENADTEALHCHVEEVAKRMPSRRVNWQSGYFSLQQGRDMVRRWGDGLQRLYHDFSVTPFAPPYLKGDVSEPLLEEAQLSIANTEWLSPCKPLTRMAILCRCNARDEETKAALERWLILCQQRTLRWAWMQGKPVLGSMGEWHCANALLLGYTVDLPLEQVDALRHFWHNHLSADEINALDGEWEHTQNGIEFYVAHSTPVFRAGSIMASHKDEEGAMHVTLSFPHTVEAGDIATFGQAVMASDMVKKRRLGGRCYSFGVSIDLMTYELAFDTVADSDPSVSFVALLNAIEGLTKPMELAELEKRCQGGLGLVSASYRKSHARFHTSLLESVGQSTAVDFSAITPTSLADIATNVLTALKHPTVH